A genomic segment from Papilio machaon chromosome 20, ilPapMach1.1, whole genome shotgun sequence encodes:
- the LOC106716373 gene encoding uncharacterized protein LOC106716373: MIQDSEAAALAERIAAFKSDPEKLQQATEFVELLIKQAEKEAGLKQKEKDKNKFEGHDTGVGNIRRRLGRARVFVVRVFDALCHCTQTAAAAARTTARNNPFNKR; the protein is encoded by the exons atgatACAAGACAGTGAGGCGGCCGCGTTAGCGGAGCGGATAGCGGCGTTCAAAAGCGATCCAGAGAAACTGCAACAAGCTACGGAATTCGTGGAGCTGCTTATAAAACAAGCAGAGAAGGAAGCTGGACTTAAACAAAAAGAGAaagacaaaaacaaattt GAAGGGCATGATACGGGAGTAG GTAACATAAGGCGTCGTCTAGGACGCGCGCGTGTGTTCGTTGTGCGCGTTTTTGATGCGCTCTGCCATTGCACACAGACCGCCGCGGCTGCCGCGCGCACCACCGCAAGGAATAATCCCTTCAACAAACGCTAA
- the LOC106716355 gene encoding chromatin assembly factor 1 subunit A, whose product MKTPKSEGADVTSSKKKLKQARLPFKLLSGVSPATETTQTRKRKLSAPESEPVTKLGKVTKENDKIEDLVVISDEDSKDATKTLTEDKTPNPYVKLVNSARKKKQMSKTLKKKKKGSDSKDGTTPSESKTSEDLEKLNGSACMDIDNSDNNIEIPLNDESLDVSLKNNDINAGNEKCTVDNNEVTDKDEDCTGHKTENNEKKDGELNESKNLDEELHMVTPKRSTRNRSRIESKLELNTSQSSMCDESAQSITTPQTPRQTRNSISSSMERTPNNSASLTPKQQVQKKLDSAKKKEEKEKEKQDREKKKQQEKEERVKQKQEKEEQKRKEREEKEELKRKEKEEKEEQKRKEKEEKEEQRRKEKEEKEQMRRKEKEAREEEKRKKQEALELEKQEQEQKKKKAAEAFVNFFVPKQKTEKDQHTIGPVSKNSVLSSFTIKADMRLAPTTRNYISDEQKENLDKLLEGQNAPSNKLYVNSLKEGLNKPMSSGKTWPLSDKENDDDVMIVEDDLPPIDDANEILSCETSVRERLRPKLLSFHENRRPPYWGTWRKRSTFVKPRRPFQQDQKHVDYEVDSDEEWEEEQEGESIDGSAAGSDDEPDADEYEVDNEVFVPHGYLSDEEATVDEDDVLSLSPETQKARLKHLEDEFESELKKPTEKLKPRMYGLLWETADGEKPEKCVDALWNYFKKLSMIMNDPTALLQPSNELEESDKKKIKKKKCISDVEKTQPIAEKNKKHKQENKNVKRVKPEAKKPVQEVKQTQPGINTFLTKLKSP is encoded by the exons atgaaaactccCAAGTCTGAAGGAGCGGACGTAACATcttcaaagaaaaaattgaaacagGCCAGGCTTCCATTTAAACTGTTAAGCGGCGTATCACCTGCGACAGAAACTACTCAAACTAGAAAGAGAAAATTATCTGCCCCTGAAAGTGAACCTGTCACAAAATTGGGTAaagtaacaaaagaaaacgaCAAGATCGAAGATTTGGTTGTTATTAGTGATGAGGACAGTAAGGACGCTACAAAGACACTTACAGAAGACAAAACACCTAATCCCTACGTTAAATTGGTTAATAGTGCTCGgaagaaaaaacaaatgtcCAAAACattgaagaagaaaaaaaagggGAGCGATTCTAAGGATGGTACCACTCCTAGTGAAAGCAAAACTTCAGAggatttagaaaaattaaatggttCTGCATGTATGGACATTGATAACAGCGATAACAATATTGAAATCCCTTTAAATGATGAGTCTTTGgatgtttccttaaaaaacaatgacattaatgcaggaaacgaaaaatgcacTGTTGATAACAATGAAGTAACTGATAAAGATGAAGATTGTACTGGTCATAAGActgaaaacaatgaaaaaaaagatgGTGAATTGAATGAATCTAAAAACTTAGATGAGGAACTACACATGGTTACTCCCAAACGAAGTACACGAAATAGATCACGGATTGAAAGTAAACTGGAATTGAATACATCACAATCAAGTATGTGTGATGAATCTGCCCAATCAATTACAACACCTCAAACACCTAGACAAACTAGGAATTCAATATCAAGCAGTATGGAACGCACTCCAAATAATTCTGCATCATTAACACCAAAAcag CAAGTCCAGAAGAAGTTAGACTCAgcaaaaaagaaagaagagaaagaAAAAGAGAAACAAGATCGAGAGAAGAAAAAGCAACAGGAAAAAGAAGAAAGGGTTAAACAGAAGCAGGAAAAAGAggaacaaaaaagaaaagagaGGGAGGAAAAAGAAGAGTTGAAACGAAAAGAGAAAGAGGAGAAAGAAGAGCAAAAACGCAAAGAGAAAGAAGAGAAGGAAGAACAAAGacgaaaagaaaaagaagagaaAGAAC AAATGCGTAGAAAGGAAAAAGAAGCAAGGGAAGAAGAAAAGAGAAAGAAACAAGAGGCTTTGGAGTTAGAAAAACAAGAACaagaacaaaagaaaaagaaagccGCTGAGGcttttgtaaatttctttGTACCAAAACAGAAAACTGAGAAAGACCAGCACACAATCGGTCCTGTTAGCAAAAACAGTGTACTGTCCAGTTTTACAATTAAGGCGGATATGAGATTGGCGCCAACTACCAGAAATTACATAAGTGATGAACAGAAAGAAAATCTAGACAAATTACTTGAAGGACAAAATGCACcaagtaataaattgtatgtaaataGTTTGAAAGAAGGTTTAAACAAGCCTATGTCTAGTGGGAAAACATGGCCGTTGAGTGATAAAgaaaatgatgatgatgttatgATTGTGG AGGATGACTTACCACCCATAGATGAtgcaaatgaaatattatccTGTGAAACATCTGTCCGTGAGAGACTTCGGCCAAAACTATTAAGTTTCCATGAAAACAGACGTCCCCCATATTGGGGTACTTGGAGAAAACGGAGCACATTCGTTAAACCGAGAAGACCTTTCCAACAGGAccag AAGCATGTAGACTACGAGGTGGACAGCGATGAGGAGTGGGAGGAGGAGCAGGAGGGGGAGAGCATCGATGGCAGCGCGGCCGGCAGTGATGACGAGCCCGACGCCGACGAGTATGAGGTCGATAACGAGGTCTTCGTCCCACATGGATACTTGAGTGATgag GAAGCAACAGTAGATGAAGATGATGTCCTGTCTCTTTCACCTGAAACACAAAAAGCGAGACTGAAACATCTTGAAGATGAGTTTGAAAGTGAACTTAAAAAGCCTACGGAAAAGTTGAAACCAAGGATGTATGGATTACTATGGGAGACAGCTGATGGGGAAAAACCAGAAAAATGTGTCGATGCTTTGtggaattactttaaaaaactatCAATGATCATGAACGATCCAACTGCATTGCTACAGCCATCAAATGAACTTGAAGAAAgtgataagaaaaaaataaaaaagaaaaaatgtatatccGATGTGGAAAAAACGCAACCAAttgcagaaaaaaataaaaagcataaacaagaaaataaaaacgtcaAAAGAGTTAAGCCAGAAGCAAAAAAGCCAGTCCAAGAAGTGAAGCAGACACAGCCAggaattaatacatttttaactaaattaaaatctccATAA
- the LOC106716354 gene encoding dual specificity mitogen-activated protein kinase kinase dSOR1, with amino-acid sequence MSKMSKNKLNLTLPPGSIDTAPAITPSNMTPQLKSATATERQGLAGKSKTSIEALTERLEQIEMDDTQRRRIEVFLCQKEKIGELSDDDFEKLGELGQGNGGVVMKVRHKSTGLIMARKLIHLEVKPAIKKQIIRELKVLHECNFAHIVGFYGAFYSDGEISICMEYMDGGSLDLILKKAGRIPESILGTITSAVLKGLSYLRDKHAIMHRDVKPSNILVNSNGEIKICDFGVSGQLIDSMANSFVGTRSYMSPERLQGTHYSVQSDIWSLGLSLVEMAIGMYPIPPPDAKTLATIFGGQNEDHSPGQAPNSPRPMAIFELLDYIVNEPPPKLPAGIFSDEFKDFVDRCLKKNPDERADLKTLMNHEWIRQAEGEKADIAGWVCRTMDLLPATPNSNVSPFSS; translated from the exons ATGAGTAAGATGTcgaagaataaattaaatttgacccTCCCACCAGGGTCTATTGACACTGCTCCGGCAATTACACCGTCTAATATGACCCCACAGCTGAAATCTGCCACTGCTACTGA gcGGCAGGGTTTAGCTGGGAAATCAAAGACAAGTATAGAGGCCCTGACTGAAAGACTGGAGCAGATTGAGATGGATGACACGCAGAGGCGACGCATTGAAGTGTTCCTCTGTCAGAAGGAAAAGATAGGAGAACTTAGCGATGatgattttgaaaaattaggGGAACTAG gACAAGGTAATGGCGGGGTAGTTATGAAAGTTCGCCACAAATCAACAGGCCTTATAATGGCGCGTAAGTTGATCCATTTAGAAGTGAAACCGGCTATTAAGAAGCAAATAATCCGTGAGCTGAAGGTGCTGCATGAATGTAACTTTGCTCACATTGTTGGTTTCTATGGTGCATTCTATAGCGATGGGGAAATATCAATCTGCATGGAGTATATGGATGGTGGATCATTGGATCTTATTTTGAAGAAGGCGGGAAGAATTCCTGAATCTATTTTAG GCACAATAACATCTGCGGTGCTGAAAGGGCTAAGCTACCTACGTGACAAGCATGCTATCATGCACCGTGATGTGAAGCCTTCCAACATCCTCGTCAACAGCAATGGTGAGATCAAGATCTGCGACTTTGGTGTCTCTGGACAGCTCATTGATTCTATGGCCAATTCCTTTGTGGGTACAAGGAGCTACATGTCT CCGGAACGTTTACAAGGTACTCATTATTCTGTACAATCAGACATCTGGTCTCTGGGCCTGTCATTGGTAGAGATGGCAATTGGCATGTATCCCATACCACCACCTGACGCTAAGACATTAGCTACCATATTTGGAGGACAAAATGAAGATCATTCTCCGGGACag GCTCCAAATTCCCCTCGTCCGATGGCGATATTCGAGCTACTAGACTATATAGTGAACGAGCCCCCGCCGAAGTTACCTGCGGGGATATTCTCCGATGAATTCAAAGACTTTGTCGACCGCTGCCTCAAGAAGAATCCTGACGAGAGAGCTGATCTCAAGACATTGATG AACCACGAATGGATCCGTCAGGCTGAGGGTGAGAAGGCGGACATAGCGGGGTGGGTGTGCCGCACCATGGACCTGCTGCCCGCCACACCAAACTCTAACGTGTCTCCTTTTTCTTCATAA